Below is a window of Conger conger chromosome 16, fConCon1.1, whole genome shotgun sequence DNA.
ggggtttgagatggtggaggtggggtttgagatggtggaggtggggtttgagatggtgggggtggggtttgagatggtgggggtgtgggaTGGTGGAGGTGAggtttgagatggtggaggttgagatggcgggggtgggggtgggatggtggaggtgggggtaggGTTTGAGATGGCGGGGGTGGggtttgagatggtggaggtggggtttgagatggtggaggtggggtttgagatggtggaggtggggtttgagatggtggaggtggggtttgagatggtggggatgggggtggggtcgGGTTTGAGATGGCGGGGGTGGggtttgagatggtggaggtggggtttgaGATAGTGGAGGTCGGGTTTGAGATGgcggggatgggggtggggtcgGGTTTGAgatggcgggggtgggggtggggtggggtttgagatggcgggggtgggggtggggtggggtttgagatggcgggggtggggtttgagatggtggaggtggggtttgagatggtggaggtggggtttgagatggtggaggtggggtttgagatggtggaggtggggttggAGATGGTGGAGGTCGGGTTTGAGatggcgggggtggggtggggtggggtttgagatggcgggggtgggggtggcgtgCGAGCTACCTTTCGGCTCCCGGGGGGAGCAGGGTCGAAGATGCGGGTCTGCATCTCGCTGGGCAGGGCGGAGTACACGGGCAGGATGATGAGCTCAGGGACGTCGGGGCCCAGAGACTTCATCCTCTCGTATAGGATCTCACACGCCGTGTCGATCTCCTCCTGCCCCGTCAGGAACACCAGGATGtctcctgtggggggggggcattattacattactttccaaagcaacttgcagttgattagactaagcaggggacaatcccccctgaagcaatgtgggttaacgtgccttgctcaagggcccaacggctgatctaaccgtggctacactggggcttgaaccagcaaccttccaggtccctgtcAAGCACCCtaggcactaggctataggcaccttaacCCAGGCCTTCAGTCAAACATCCCCCAATACAACTCTCTCCCAgaagcaaaaaaacaaccatCAAGCACACAATCCACCCACCAATCATCAAGCACACAATCCACCCACAAATCATCAATCACACAATCCACCCACCAATCATCAAGCACACAATCCACCCACCAATCATCAATCACACAATCCACCCACCAATCATCAATCACACAATCCACCCACCAATCATCAATCACACAATCCACCCACCAATCATCAATCACACAATCCACCCACCAATCATCAAGCACACAATCCACCCACCAATCATCAATCACACAATCCACCCACCAATCATCAAGCAGCTAGGACTAGCCCCTCCTCCCTACAACATCATTAGGCATCCTATAACGcagaggctggggggggggttacctgcgGCTCAGTGAGGTGGATCTGTATGACAGGctaaggtgggggggggtaccTGGCGGCTCGATCAGGTGGATCTGCATGACGGTGaagaggctgggggggggggggtacctggCGGCTCGATCAGGTGGATCTGCATGACGGTGaagaggctggggggggggggggtacctggCGGCTCGGTCAGGTGGATCTGCATGACGGTGaagaggctggggggggggggggtacctggCGGCTCGGTCAGGTGGATCTGCATGACGGTGaagaggctgggggggggggggtacctggCGGCTCGGTCAGGTGGATCTGCATGACGGTGaagaggctggggggggggggggtacctggCGGCTCGGTCAGGTGGATCTGCATGACGGTGaagaggctgggggggggggggggtacctggCGGCTCGGTCAGGTGGATCTGCATGACGGTGaagaggctgggggggggggggtacctggCGGCTCGGTCAGGTGGATCTGCATGACGGTGaagaggctggggggggggggggtacctggCGGCTCGGTCAGGTGGATCTGCATGACGGTGAAGAggctgggggaaggggggggtacCTGGCGGCTCGGTCAGGTGGATCTGCATGACAGGctaaggtgggggggggtaccTGGCGGCTCGGTCAGGTGGATCTGCATGACGGTGaagaggctgggggggggggggggtacctggCGGCTCGGTCAGGTGGATCTGCATGACAGGCTAAGGTGGGGGGGGTACCTGGCGGCTCGGTCAGGTGGATCTGCATGACGGTAATGAGGCTGGCGTCCAGGTAGTCGGTCTCGGGCTCCTTGGTGTAGAGCACCTCCACGGGGTAGGTCCGGCCGGGGATGGTGAAGATGGGCGCCTCGTAGAAGTACTGGGAGAACTTCACGGCGTCCAGCGTGGCCGACGTCACGATGAGCTTCATGTCTGTGCGCTTCTGTACCGTCTGAGGGGCCAAGCACGAACCACAGTTTAGTTATGATACAGTTATTCACTTAatacacattatacagtatTATACAGTTATTCACGTAatacacattatacagtatTATACAGTTATTCACATAATACACATTATACAGTTATTCACTTAatacacattatacagtatTATACAGTTATTCACGTAatacacattatacagtatTATACAGTTATTCACATAATACACATTATACAGTTATTCACTTAatacacattatacagtattacagttatttacttaatacacattatacagtattacagttatttacttCATGCACATTATACAGTTATTTACTTCATGCACATTATACAGCATTATACAGTTATTCACGTAatacacattatacagtatTATACAGTTATTCACGTAatacacattatacagtattacagttatttacttCATGCACATTATATAGTATTATACAGTTATTTACTTCATGCACATTATACAGTATTATACAGTTATTGACTTAATGCACATTATACAGTATTATAGATATTTAACTGACACTTCATCCAGTAACTCACaaatcagactaagcagggcccaatctccccaggagcaatgcggggttaagggccttgctcaagggctgcaCTGATCTCATTGCAACTACACCAGTCCCAGCCAAGCACCTCAGCCACCAGGCTGCAGGCTCCTAAGCTACAGGCACCATAGCctttaggctacaggctgcccccaaatCAAACCTAGAACTGAAATGTTGTAGGTTTGAGCCCCAGCTGGAGCGCTGCTGTACCACTCAGCGGGGTTCTGAACCTGAACCATCCCAGAACAACATACCCAGCAGGATAAATGACCTGCTAAGTGCTGAGATAAATGACCTGCATGCAGAGCGCTCTAAGTGGCATAATGTCAGGATGTGATGAGTGACTCTCCCAGTGCAGACCTGCACAGCTTGGGTTACGCAGCAGACTCGTGAATCTCAAACAGATGAAAAGCACACGTGTATTTAACTAAACTCTGGCAGTTCCGTCAGCAGCAATAGCACCTGCTGAAATCGCATTGAGCACTGaacacactccaataataaagcACTATGTCAGAAACATTAACGTCAGGAAAGGCACTGGATGCCACACTAGTGATGAAGACGATGGTACCTTCTTGAGCAGGCCGAAGAGCACGTCAGTGTGGATGGTCCTCTCGTGGGCCTCGTCCAGCATGATGATGGCGTACTGGCCCAGGTCGGGGTCGATCAGACACTCCCTCAGCAACATGCCGTCCGTCATGTACTTAATCACCGTCTCCGGGCTGGTGCAGTCCTCAAACCGGATCGTGTAACCAACCTGCAGGGGACAGCAGAGAGACAATTACCCCACctacagggggcagcagagagacaaTTACCCCACCTACAGGGGGCTGCACAGGGCAAGTTAGCCCACCTACAGCACTAGGTCTGATAAAGGTCATGTAGGGTCCAGGTAAAGGTAGGGCTCAGGATGGGGTCAGATAAAGGTCGTGTAGGGGTCAGATGGAGGTCGTgtaggggtcagaggtcgtgtAGGGGTCAGATGGAGGTCGTGTAGGGGTCAGATGGAGGTCGTGTAGGGGTCAGATGGAGGTCGTgtaggggtcagaggtcgtgtAGGGGTCAGATAAAGGTTGTGTAGGGGTCAGATAGAGGTCGTGTAGGGGTCAGATAGAGGTCGTgtaggggtcagaggtcgtgtaggggtcagaggtcgcgtaggggtcagaggtcaggctcACCTCCTGCCCCAGGCAGCAGCCGTACTCCTCAGACACCCTCTTGGCGACAGACATGGCGGCGACTCGGCGGGGCTGGGTGCAGCCGATCTTCCCGCGCGTGGTGTAGCCCGCCTCCGCCAGGTACTGCGTGATCTGCGTGGTCTTCCCCGAACCCGTCTCCCCAATCACGATCAGGATCTGGTTATCATGGACCGCCTGGGGCAACAGACAGGATCAGGTTATCATGGACCGCCTGGGGCGACAGACAGGATCTGGTTATCATGGACCGCCTGGGGCAACAGGCAGGATCTGGTTATCATGGACCGCCTGGGGCAACAGGCAGGATCTGGTTATCATGGACCGCCTGGGGCAACAGACAGGATCTGGTTATCATGGACCGCCTGGGGCAACAGGCAGGATCAGGTTATCATGGACCGCCTGGGGCAACAGACAGGATCTGGTTATCATGGACCGCCTGGGGCACACAACACCATCACTATATTATATACCACATCATCTTCTACACCCGCTACAGGTGCAAACATACACCATCAGCTCTGACACCCTCTACAGGTGCGAATATACCACATCATCTTCTACACCCGCTACCGGTGCAAATATACCACATCATCTTCTACACCCGCTACAGGTGCAAATATACACCATCAGCTCTGACACCCTCTACAGGTGCGAATATACCACATCATCTTCTACACCCGCTACAGGTGCAAATATACACCATCAGCTCTGACACCCTCTACAGGTGCAAATATACCACATCATCTTCTACACCCGCTACAGGTGCAAACATACACCATCAGCTCTGACACCCTCTACAGGTGCGAATATACCACATCATCTTCTACACCCGCTACAGGTGCAAATATACACCATCAGCTCAGACACCCTCTACAGGTGCGAATATACCACATCATCTTCTACAGGGGAGGATGTTTGGGTAGCAGAGGGGAAGCGCACCTGCACCAGCTGCTCCTTCAGCTTGTAGATGGGCAGGCTCTCCCTCTGCTCCAGGATGGACAGCTGGGTCTTCTTGCCGTAAGACGCCTTGTTGCCGCCGAACGCGTGCTTCTTCCACTCAGGGATGTCATTGGGCATCATACCAATGCCCCTCATGTTAGCAGCAATCTGCCTCCCGtcagctggagagagggagagggagagatgaagacagagagagagggagagggagggagagacagagagatggagggagggagggagagagatggagagcaaGAGCATTATGATATGGATCTCAGAATGACCCCACTGGTGCCCCGGGGGCAGACCCCAGGTACCGACGGGATCAGGCCGGTCGGCACGGAGACAGATTTATGGCCGGTTTAATTTGTTGCTTTTAGGGTTCCTGGAAACGGGCCCTGATGTGGATCCATGGCCCTCGGACAGAGCTGAACCAGAGGAGCTCCGTATCACCATGACAACACCTACACTGGACCGGCGCCACTAAGGCACACTGCTCCCGCCGGCCCCAGACGCAGCAAATTAAAGAACTCCGTTCATTTGAGTCGTTTAAAATCATaccctacagcactacagctaCCTTTATGAACAACCCCATACACAGCTACCAAGTAAGGCCGAGAGGAGCTGGCTGAAATATCGCCATCAGACCAACACACAGCTAATGCTTCACTGAACAACGAACTGGGGCTCTCCAGACTGGCTAAATTCCATACCTggtagggggttagggttggggcattaggggggggggaggggttaggATTGTGGGATCAGGGTtatggttggggttggggttggggtttagGGGGGAGCGTACCGTCGGGCAGCGGGTCCACCCAGTGCTTGTTGAGGCCCATGGGGATGGAGTCCATCTCGGCCTCGCGCTGGGCCTGCTTCACCTCACGGCGCTCCTTGGCCAGAGCGCTCTGCATCATGGCCGCCTGAGAGAGGGACCCGTCTGGGTTCTGCAGGGGGACCCAGGGGCACGCGGTTAAACCCACAGCCTGTCTGTAAACATCTAATCCtttattcatgaataaaaataaaaagggaaaaggTTTTAACTGCTAAAATAAAGGTTCGATAAAAAGATGTTTTAGAACTTGGGCAAATCTCTTCAAAGAAACCCAGCTTTAAGATTGTTATTTCTTCCAAGAAAGCACACCGCTGGTGTTCTGGAGAGGCTACACAGGATAAATGGCATGCCCAGGATGTTAACCTGGGCATTAATTTGCTCATTACATGCAGTGAACTACATAATGTTCAGGATagatttggctctgcactccagttTCCCATTGTGTAATCAATAGGAGGTTATTCATATGAAGTCAGTCagtttctacatggtgaaaccaaattgTATAAACACCACATGTGAATTAGTAGtgtcaaatgaagaaaaaaaaaaagattttgtcccaagcattatggaGCTCTCGGTGTATGGGCAGTAAGCAGACACACAGCGCACCTTGACGATCTTCACGGGGCTCATGTCCATGCTCTGCTTGGTGTGGCCCCTCAGGAAGGGGggctcctcctccaccagctcGATCTCCAGATCCTCATCTGCaggagagagtcacacactcaacacaaacacacatacaggcacagtttcacatagatacacacacagacacacacagatacacacagacacacacagacacacacagacacacacagacacacacagacacacacagacacacagacacacacagacacacacagtgacagtcacacacagtgacagtcacacacagtgacagtcacacacagtgacagtcacacacagtgacagtcacacacagatacagggcttccatgtgatgtcacttcctcttgGTCACAAAGCACGGTCTTATAGATGATgtataaacacactgaaccacAGCACTGTGACCAGTGCAGGCAGGGCCACATGCATCCATAATCGATTCATCAACCTGAATCGGACTAATCAGACTAATCAGACTGAAGTCCAGCCCACCTCAGGGCCACACCGCTGGAAACCGCGTTATCATAAGCGACTGCATTACCTTCCTCATCGTCCACTTTGGGGAGGATGCCCGTCACCTCGTCGAAGTCAGGGAACTCCTCCTTGGAGAGCACGTTAGCAGCGATCATCTGCAGgcacaaaaacacagtgaagattcaaacacaacagcacagcaaacacaaacacacagtgaagcttcaaacacagtcacacagtgaagCTTCAAACACAGCAggacagcattacattacattacattacattattggcatttagcagacgctcttatccagagcgacgtacagttgatcagactaagcaggagacaatcctcccctggagcaatgcagggttaagggccttgctcaagggcccaacggctgtgcggatcttattgtggctacaccgggattagaaccaccgaccttgggtgtaccagtcatttaccttaaccactacgctacaggccgcagacacaatcactcacaaacATCATCAATGGAGTGTGATGCAATGCAATGgagtgtgatgtggtgtggtgtggtgtggtgtggtgtggtgtagtgtagtgtaatctaatgtaatgtaacagaagTGTGGGGTGTGAGAGCAGGCACTGATACTCGCTGCTCGTGGATTGGCTGGCGGACCTGTTTGATCTCCCACTTCTCGGGCCTCACCTGTTTGATCTCCCACTTCTCGGGCCTCACCTGTTTGATCTCCCACTTCTCGGGCCTCACCTGTTTGATCTCCCACTTCTCGGGCTGCGGGCCTCACCTGTTTGATCTCCCACTTCTCGGGCCTCACCTGTTTGATCTCCCACTTCTCGGGCCTCACCTGTTTGATCTCCCACTTCTCGGGCTGCGGGCCTCACCTGTTTGATCTCCCACTTCTCGGGGTCGGAGATCTTGGTGAGCCGCTTGCGCTCCAGCGTGTCGTCCTCCACCTCGGGGGCGTGGCCCAGGCTCTGATTGGCGGGCCGGTCGGGGTTCCTCATGGCACTCTCCTCGGCCCCCTCGGGGCCCACGTTGCGCCTGCGGTTGGGGTTCAGGTCCTCGCCCGTGTCCTGGTCCACATCCTGACACGGACAGGAAGCCATTTTAATTACTGCACGGCCTGGAAATATGTCACCCTGCTTTGATCCACCGGTGTTAGTTTACCCTAATTATCCATAGTCGGACAAATCTTCACATTTCAAATGAGCATTTATGTAAGCATAACTATCTTCTCCCTTTCATTCAGAATGAAAAGCCATGAAAGCAAATCACTAAAACTTCATTACtaatatttttcttaattaataTTAACGTTCAGCTTTTGAATGGCGAGCCACTGACTGTCCACACTATTTCTTTAGGAAGGAACAGCCCAGTAGCAGAGCTTACTGCGGTTCAAATGCGGTGCCCCTGGTCTCACCTTCATGCTGAGGCTGGTTTTGGAGCCGGTGAAGGACAGCACTTTGACCTTCACCCTTTGACCCTTGCTGACGACATCAGCCACGTTGGCTACACGCCCCTCTCTGCGGAGCTCAGAGATGTGCACCAGACCCTCCCAGCGTTTCCTGGAGAAGCAAGCGCCAGAATGAGCACACCGACAGCCCCCACTCCTTCTGTAACAGGTCAGTGATATTTCTACCACACACCCCGCCCCCAGACCCACCTCAGGCCCCCCCCAGACCcacaacagcccccccccccccccccagacccacCTCAGGCCCCCCCAGACCcacaacagcccccccccagaCCCACCTCAGGCCCTCCAGCTGGACGAAGCAGCCGAACTGCATGAGGCTGGTGACCTTGCCGTTGTAGATGTCCCCCACGGCCGGCTCCTCAGGAGGGGGGCGGTCCACGTGTTTGTCCTTCCATCGGTCGCCCCCGGcgcccttctccttctcccgcCGCGGGCTGGGGGTGCGAGACCTCCAGCGGGACACGCGCTCCTTCCCCCGGTCCCTCGACCGCGAGCGCTCCTTCCCCCGGTCCCTCGACCGCGAGCGCTCCTTCCCCCGGTCCCTCGACCGCGAGCGCTCCTTCCCCCGGTCCCTCGACCGCGAGCGCTCCTTCCCCCGGTCCCTCGACCGCGAGCGCTCCTTCCCCCGGTCCCTCGACCGTGATCTGGAGCGTGAGCGATGGCGCCGCTTccggtctctgtctctgtcccgaTCGCGGTTCCTGTCTCTGCTGCGACTGcgactcctcctcttcctgctgcCCTCCCCAGACCTGagagcagacacacactgactcacctgcagctccacaCACTGATTCCCCTGCAgctccacacactgactcacctgcagctccacacactgattcacctgcagctccacacactgactcacctgCAGCTACACACACTGATTCCCCTGCAgctccacacactgactcacctgcagctccacacact
It encodes the following:
- the dhx8 gene encoding ATP-dependent RNA helicase DHX8 isoform X1 — encoded protein: MVDAGEIELKKLEYLSLVSKVCTELDNHLGINDKDLAEFVINLAEKHTSFDGFKAVLLKSGAEFTDSLISNLLRLIQTMRCSTKSSSSRASEPAVKPKSEKDKLKELFPALCRPDNPVVRTVLDEDDVKVAADAMKELEMLLPSAGSPDTKRSRRRSGEGSRKRRSRSRSRDRNRDRDRDRDRKRRHRSRSRSRSRDRGKERSRSRDRGKERSRSRDRGKERSRSRDRGKERSRSRDRGKERSRSRDRGKERVSRWRSRTPSPRREKEKGAGGDRWKDKHVDRPPPEEPAVGDIYNGKVTSLMQFGCFVQLEGLRKRWEGLVHISELRREGRVANVADVVSKGQRVKVKVLSFTGSKTSLSMKDVDQDTGEDLNPNRRRNVGPEGAEESAMRNPDRPANQSLGHAPEVEDDTLERKRLTKISDPEKWEIKQMIAANVLSKEEFPDFDEVTGILPKVDDEEDEDLEIELVEEEPPFLRGHTKQSMDMSPVKIVKNPDGSLSQAAMMQSALAKERREVKQAQREAEMDSIPMGLNKHWVDPLPDADGRQIAANMRGIGMMPNDIPEWKKHAFGGNKASYGKKTQLSILEQRESLPIYKLKEQLVQAVHDNQILIVIGETGSGKTTQITQYLAEAGYTTRGKIGCTQPRRVAAMSVAKRVSEEYGCCLGQEVGYTIRFEDCTSPETVIKYMTDGMLLRECLIDPDLGQYAIIMLDEAHERTIHTDVLFGLLKKTVQKRTDMKLIVTSATLDAVKFSQYFYEAPIFTIPGRTYPVEVLYTKEPETDYLDASLITVMQIHLTEPPGDILVFLTGQEEIDTACEILYERMKSLGPDVPELIILPVYSALPSEMQTRIFDPAPPGSRKVVIATNIAETSLTIDGIYYVVDPGFVKQKVYNSKTGIDQLVVTPISQAQAKQRAGRAGRTGPGKTYRLYTERAYRDEMLTTNVPEIQRTNLASTVLSLKAMGINDLLSFDFMDAPPMETLITAMEQLYTLGALDDEGLLTRLGRRMAEFPLEPMLCKMLIMSVHLGCSEEMLTIVSMLSVQNVFYRPKDKQALADQKKAKFHQPEGDHLTLLAVYNSWKNNKFSNPWCYENFIQARSLRRAQDIRKQMLGIMDRHKLDVVSCGKATVRVQKAICSGFFRNAAKKDPQEGYRTLIDQQVVYIHPSSALFNRQPEWVVYHELVLTTKEYMREVTTIDPRWLVEFAPAFFKVSDPTRLSKQKKQQRLEPLYNRYEEPNAWRISRAFRRR
- the dhx8 gene encoding ATP-dependent RNA helicase DHX8 isoform X2, with product MIAANVLSKEEFPDFDEVTGILPKVDDEEDEDLEIELVEEEPPFLRGHTKQSMDMSPVKIVKNPDGSLSQAAMMQSALAKERREVKQAQREAEMDSIPMGLNKHWVDPLPDADGRQIAANMRGIGMMPNDIPEWKKHAFGGNKASYGKKTQLSILEQRESLPIYKLKEQLVQAVHDNQILIVIGETGSGKTTQITQYLAEAGYTTRGKIGCTQPRRVAAMSVAKRVSEEYGCCLGQEVGYTIRFEDCTSPETVIKYMTDGMLLRECLIDPDLGQYAIIMLDEAHERTIHTDVLFGLLKKTVQKRTDMKLIVTSATLDAVKFSQYFYEAPIFTIPGRTYPVEVLYTKEPETDYLDASLITVMQIHLTEPPGDILVFLTGQEEIDTACEILYERMKSLGPDVPELIILPVYSALPSEMQTRIFDPAPPGSRKVVIATNIAETSLTIDGIYYVVDPGFVKQKVYNSKTGIDQLVVTPISQAQAKQRAGRAGRTGPGKTYRLYTERAYRDEMLTTNVPEIQRTNLASTVLSLKAMGINDLLSFDFMDAPPMETLITAMEQLYTLGALDDEGLLTRLGRRMAEFPLEPMLCKMLIMSVHLGCSEEMLTIVSMLSVQNVFYRPKDKQALADQKKAKFHQPEGDHLTLLAVYNSWKNNKFSNPWCYENFIQARSLRRAQDIRKQMLGIMDRHKLDVVSCGKATVRVQKAICSGFFRNAAKKDPQEGYRTLIDQQVVYIHPSSALFNRQPEWVVYHELVLTTKEYMREVTTIDPRWLVEFAPAFFKVSDPTRLSKQKKQQRLEPLYNRYEEPNAWRISRAFRRR